The genomic region GGCTTGTTCCTCAAGGTGCGGGGCCACACGGAGGAGGTCCGGTTGGTCTCCCGCTGCGGTCGATGCCACTGGATTGTCCACGAGCAGTACCGGAGCGGTGGGCCGAAGCTCGTGATTACCTGCCACGCCTGCGGGGAGCAGATGACCTATGCACTGGAAGGCGGTCCCGCTCCGGCTCGGTGACCCCTCCGCTCAGCGGTGCGCGTACCCTCCGTCCACGATCAGGGTCTGGCCCGTGACGTACGAGGCATCATCCGCCGCCAGGAAGGCGACCGCGCGCGCCACCTCCTCGGGACGACCCCACCGTTTCAGCGCGGGCTCCTGGGCGAGCGCCTCCCGCTCCTCCCGGGGCATCCCGGCCATCGCCTCCGAATCGATGCTGCCTAGGGCAACCGCGTTCACGCGGATCCCGTGCGGCCCGTACCTCTGGGCGAGCGCCCGCGTGAGCGCGAGGAGCCCCGCCTTCGCGACCAGGTAGGGAATGCCCACCACGTCGCCCGTCAGGGCCGGCGTGGACCCCGTGAAGACGATGCTGCCCCCGTGCTGCGTCCGCATGACCGGGAGGACCGCCTGGGCCATGTACACGGAGCCGAGCAAGTCGATGTCCAGAGGGCGGCGAATCTCCTCGGGCGTGAGAGCGGCGAACTCCTTGCTCCACTCCTCGCTCCGGAACGGGTGGCCCGCCATGCAGACGAGGACGTCGACGCGCCCGAGCGACCGGACCACGGACTCCACAAGGGACCGGCAAGCCTTGGGATCCGAGACGTCCGTCTGGGAGATCGTGGCATTCCTGCCTAGGCCGCGAATCTGCTCCGCAACCGCCTCCGCGTCGTCCTTCCCGCGGTGGAACTGGAGCGCGAGATCGGCACCCTCGCGAGCAAGCTCGATGGCCGTGGCGCGACCGATGCCGCCGCTCGCGCCCGTAACCAGGGCCACGCGGCCGTCGAAACGACCCACGCCGCGGCGACGGCCCCCGCGCGTATTAAAGCCTCGCGGGCCGCTCGATCCCCGGGACCCGGAGGGGAAAGGCATTATACCGCACGCCCGATGCGTCGGGCGCGGGGGTAGCCAAGCTAGAACAACGGCGCGGGACTTAAGATCCCGTCTCGAAGGAGTTCATGGGTTCAAAGGCCTCTCGCCCTCCGGCGCGGGGCGGAACATCCCATCCCCCGCACTCCGAACCCGGGAGCGACTTCGGCGAACCTTTAAACCGATGTCGCTGTTCCGTCCCGCGGAACCGGGAGAAGGGATTCCATGAAGTCCGCAATTCTCGTGGCCGTCCTTCTGGGCATCGTGGTTGCCGGTGCGAGCGCCTCCCTGGCGGCGCCCGCGGGACCCGCCGCCCCCATGGCCTCAGCGACGCCCACGTGGCACTACACGCTATACGGGAACGCCACATCAGGGTGGGGATTCACCCCCTCGTCGATTAAGAAACCCGGGCCTATCCTCACGGTGACCACGGGCGACCTCCTCGCCCTCGAACTATACAGCCAGGACGGGAACACCCACAACTGGACCATCGACGTGAACAACGACTCCGTGGTGCAGCCGACCGAGCCGCACGCTCCGAACTTCAGCTCCAAGACCGTTCCCGAGTTCTACAACCTGACGGTCACGCTCGCCCCCGGCACGTACACGTACCGCTGCGGAATCCACCCGGGCGCCATGTGGGGCGAGATTGTCGTCCAGTCCGCGCCCACGTTCGTCCTGTGGGGTAGCGCTGGTACGTCGAACGGCTGGGGATCCACGAACGACACGATCGCGTATCCCGGACCCACCCTGAACGTGACCGAGGGACAGACCGTGACCGTCGACCTGTTCTCCGCGGACGGCGCGAACCACACGTTCTACGTGGACTTCGCGGCGAGCACGTCCCCGTCGGGCAACACGGTCTCTGACGTCTTCAACGGGACCCACTCCGTCCGTTTCACGTTCGTGGCGAGCCGGGTCGGGGACTTCGCGTACGCCTGCGGGATCCACGGGCAGTCCGTGATGAGGGGTGTCCTTCACGTTGCCGCGGCTCCCACGTCCGCGGGACCCGACTACACGCTGTACGCGGCGGTCGTGGTCATCATCGTCATCATCGCGATCGTCGCGGTCCTCGTCATCCGCCGCAAGCCCAGGGTGCCGCCCGCCCAGCCGCCGGCCCAACCGCCCCAGTGAGCGCCCGTTCAGAACGTGTCCATCCGGCCCAGAGCCCTGGCGGACGCCCGGTCGAGCGCGGAGCGCTCCGTCCGGGTCAGGTGCCAGTCCGCAGCCCCGGCGTTCTCCTCCGCCTGGGCGGCGCGCTTGGCCCCGGGAATGGGGATCACCCCGGGCTGGTCCGCGAGCCAGCGCAACGCGACTTGGGCCGCCGTCTTCCCGTAGCCCTTGCCAGTCCTGCGGAGCAACGCGACCAGCGGCGCGGAGGCCCTCAGGTTCTCGGGCTTGAACAGGACGCCGTCGGACCGGATCGGATCCCCCGGCCGTCGGTCCGGCGTGTAGGTCCCGGCCAGGATGCCCTTCGCGATCGGGCTCCAGGCGAGCAACGCGATGCCCTCGCGCTTGGCGTACGAGGTGAGGCCCGCCTCGGGTTCGCGGTGCAGGAGGCTGTACTGGACCTGGTCCGAGACAATCTCGGCTCGCGACAAGGAGGCACGGGCCTCCTTCAGGTCCCGCACGGCGAAGTTGCTCACGCCGATGTGGCGTATCCGCCCCTGCCGCTCAAGGCGCTCCAGGGCCTTCATGGTCTCGGGAATGGGCGTGAGGCTCCACGGGTTCGGCCAGTGTACCTGGTACAGATCGATCTCCCGCACCCCGAGGCGTTTCAGGCTGGCCCGGCAGGCGCGCTCCACATCGGGCGCACGGAGGTGCTCGCCCGCGACCTTCGTGGCCACGAACACGTTCTCGCGGCCCACGCTCCGGATCGCGCGGCCCATGACCTCTTCCGAGTGGCCGTCGCCGTACGCCTCCGCGGTGTCGACCAGGTTGACCCCCAGGTCGATCGCGCGCTCCATGGCCCTCTGGCAGTCCTGGTCGACCACGTCCTTGCCCCAGGCCTTGCCGCCGGCCTGCCACATCCCCATCCCCACCTCGGAGACCTTGGGACCGCCTCGTCCCAGCGCCACCTGCCTCATGGGATTCGCCTTGCGACGGGTCGAACGCTCCCATGACGCAAAAGGCTATCGCGGGCTCAGGTCGAACCACTCGGGCGGTCGGTCCGGGAGGCGGAAGCGAAGGAAGCCCTTGTTGTACTTCTCATGGTACCGGTCCGATGCGTCGACGCTTCGGCGGTAGGCCGCGTCGAACCCGGGCCAGTCCTTCGCCTCGATCGCGCGGACGACGGGTGGGAGGTCCTCGCGAAGGAACACGTTGACGTCCGCGGCGTACTTGGGCCGCACTTGACCCAGGATCGCGAGGACCTTCTCCGACTCCTTCTCCATGTACCGCGCGAGCTCCCAGCTGCCGCTCTTGGCGGCGTAGTAGAGAACCCAGTACCGGCGGGCCAGCTCGTCCATTAGGCGGGCGGCGCCAGGGAGCACGTCCCCGAGTTCGTCGGCGGTCAGCGAGCCGTGTTTCGTGGTGATCCGCACGCGAGATCCGGGGATCTGGTCCTCGGCCATGGACCGGGTCAAGGACCCGACGGGTCAAGTCCCTTTCGTCCCCGTCTCGGCCTTCTGGATCGCGTACTCGACGATCGCATCCGCGGCGTTCACCTTGGTGGCTTCGAGGAGGCCCCGGAATCCGGGCGAGGCGTTCACCTCGAGGACCACGGGCTCGTCCCCGCGCATGATCATGTCCACGCCGCTGATCTCGAGTCCCACGGCCTTCGACGCGCGAACCGCGATGTCCTTCGAGGCGTCGTCCAGCTCGATCGGCACGCCCTTCGCGCCCAGATGGATGTTGGACCGCCATTCCTGCATCTGCGCGACCCGCTTCATGCAGCCAATCACGCGGTCACCGACCACGAAGGCGCGGATGTCGATCCCCGGGTTGGGGATGTACTCCTGGAGGAGCATGACCTCTCCGAAAGACTTCATCGTGTCCACGATGGACGCAGTCTCCTCGAAGCTCTTCACCCGCATGACGCCGATGCCCTGGGTCCCCGAGAGGATCTTCAGGATCGCGGGATAGTGCACGAAGTGCGCGGCCTCCATGACGTCGGGGCGAGAGGCGAGGAGGATGCTCCTCGGGATGGGGACGCGCGCCTGACGCAGGGACTGGAGCGCGAGGAACTTGTTCCTCGCGGTGATGAGCGCCTCGCTCGACAGGGTCGTCCGCATCCCCATGAGCTCGAGCTGGCGGAGGAGCATCTTCCCGAAGTCGGTCAGCGAGCGACCCACGCGCGGGATGAAGATCGCATGGTCCCGGATCGACGCACCGTTGTACTGCGCGTCGTCGCTCCCCGCGACGATCAGCCGGACCGCGTCCGTCCGGATGAAGCTCGACTCGTGGCCGTGCCGGGTTACCGCTTTGAGGAGCTGGCGCGTCGACCAGTATGAGTCCTTCTTGGAGATGATCCCGATCTTCACGGAACGTCCCCGCCACGGTAGGCCGTGCGGACGGCTATCGCGGGAGAAAAAGCTTCGCCAGCCGCCGCTCCGACGGAAGGATGATAGCCTGAGGGCCTATTCGGCCCTCCGAAGGGAACCCTCGGCGGGTGCACGTCCGGATGACGCCTGAAAAGGAAATCCAGCCCAAGCACAAGGTCATTGGGATCATCGAAGAGGTGACCGTCCGCGGACCGAGCGGCGACATCCAGGTGCGCGCGAAGATCGACACGGGCGCCTCGCGGACGAGCCTGGACACGGACCTCGCGAAGCGCCTCGGGCTGGGCCCCGTGGAGCGGCGCGTGCACACCCGCTCGGCCGCGGCCGAGCGCCCGGAGGAACGGGACGTCGTCAAGGCCATCGTGATCATCGACGGCCGGGAGTTCGAGGCCCACGCCACGGTCACGGACCGGAAGGACATGCGGTACCACATGATCGTGGGCATGGACGTGCTCCGCCACTCCCGCTTCCTGATCAACCCGCGGAAGGGCGCAGGGCTCGGCAAGGGCCGACCTGTGGTCAAGTCGGAGCCGTGACGCCTCCTGCGAGCGACCGGTCCGCTCCCTTCGACGAGAGCTTTAAGTACTGCTCCTCCTCTCCTTCAGACGTGGTCCCATGATTAAGCCACTCTCCCTCCTCAATCAGAAGATCTCGTCCAACGTGATGGTCGAGCTCAAGGGGGGCCGGGGGTACCGGGGCATTCTGGACGGGTTCGACCCGCACATGAACCTCGTCCTCCGCAAT from Thermoplasmata archaeon harbors:
- a CDS encoding SDR family NAD(P)-dependent oxidoreductase: MGRFDGRVALVTGASGGIGRATAIELAREGADLALQFHRGKDDAEAVAEQIRGLGRNATISQTDVSDPKACRSLVESVVRSLGRVDVLVCMAGHPFRSEEWSKEFAALTPEEIRRPLDIDLLGSVYMAQAVLPVMRTQHGGSIVFTGSTPALTGDVVGIPYLVAKAGLLALTRALAQRYGPHGIRVNAVALGSIDSEAMAGMPREEREALAQEPALKRWGRPEEVARAVAFLAADDASYVTGQTLIVDGGYAHR
- a CDS encoding aldo/keto reductase, with translation MRQVALGRGGPKVSEVGMGMWQAGGKAWGKDVVDQDCQRAMERAIDLGVNLVDTAEAYGDGHSEEVMGRAIRSVGRENVFVATKVAGEHLRAPDVERACRASLKRLGVREIDLYQVHWPNPWSLTPIPETMKALERLERQGRIRHIGVSNFAVRDLKEARASLSRAEIVSDQVQYSLLHREPEAGLTSYAKREGIALLAWSPIAKGILAGTYTPDRRPGDPIRSDGVLFKPENLRASAPLVALLRRTGKGYGKTAAQVALRWLADQPGVIPIPGAKRAAQAEENAGAADWHLTRTERSALDRASARALGRMDTF
- a CDS encoding RimK family alpha-L-glutamate ligase, with amino-acid sequence MKIGIISKKDSYWSTRQLLKAVTRHGHESSFIRTDAVRLIVAGSDDAQYNGASIRDHAIFIPRVGRSLTDFGKMLLRQLELMGMRTTLSSEALITARNKFLALQSLRQARVPIPRSILLASRPDVMEAAHFVHYPAILKILSGTQGIGVMRVKSFEETASIVDTMKSFGEVMLLQEYIPNPGIDIRAFVVGDRVIGCMKRVAQMQEWRSNIHLGAKGVPIELDDASKDIAVRASKAVGLEISGVDMIMRGDEPVVLEVNASPGFRGLLEATKVNAADAIVEYAIQKAETGTKGT
- a CDS encoding RimK/LysX family protein translates to MTPEKEIQPKHKVIGIIEEVTVRGPSGDIQVRAKIDTGASRTSLDTDLAKRLGLGPVERRVHTRSAAAERPEERDVVKAIVIIDGREFEAHATVTDRKDMRYHMIVGMDVLRHSRFLINPRKGAGLGKGRPVVKSEP
- a CDS encoding LSM domain-containing protein; its protein translation is MIKPLSLLNQKISSNVMVELKGGRGYRGILDGFDPHMNLVLRNAEETQDNQSQRKMDLAIVRGDNVIYISP